The sequence below is a genomic window from Coffea arabica cultivar ET-39 chromosome 4c, Coffea Arabica ET-39 HiFi, whole genome shotgun sequence.
GCTATTCAGTTCGCTCTTTGCCATGCTGTGAAAAGCTTTGACACAGTATGTTTTCTTTCATGCATgacaaaataaaaccctttATCCCTgaactaattttttaaaatatttcacaggaaaattttctattatTATCTTTGAAGATTTCATATCAATTGCACTAGGTGCTCCCAGGGTGGTGGGGATATATCCAGAGATAAAAAATCCAGTATTTATCAACCAACATGTAAGTTCTATATCCCCTTTGCTACAACAGTTTTCCATCTGAATTACCATTTTACAAATGAAGATAGTAAATCTTGCATGGGAACTACATTTTCtgaatatatatttatttagaCAGCTATATGCAACAGGTGAAATGGCCAATTGGTAAGAAATTTGAAGACAAGTTTGTGGATACATTGAAGAAGTATGGATACAAGGGAACTTATTTGTCAAAACAATGGTTGAAACAGCCTGCATTTATTCAGTCTTTTGCTCCAACATCTTTGATTTACATCTCACACCTGACAGACCTGCCTAAGATCCTCCTAATTGATGATGCCACTACACCTACTCAAGACACCAATCAGGTTCTCTCTTTAGTTCTTTGGCCTCCTTGTTAACATGTAAAAGTATAGGAATTGTAAGAACGTTTAGAGCTGAAAGTGCCTTCTGACTTGGATTTCTTATGAATACAATTGCTTCATTTGGGTCTTGGAAGATTACTTAATGACATGGAAATCTGTGGATATGATAGCTAGCTAGTTTGTGGAAAAACAGAGCTATTGTTGCTGTCATACTATGAATCCAGTGACCTACTGAGATGCTACAAACTTttgctcctttttcttttttggagatGATACTTTTTGCTGTATATGGAAGTCTCTCTCATGCATGCTTTCTCCAAttcatttttgttcttatgACATGATAAACAAATTTGGATTCTCGGAAAAACACTAATCTGTGTTTGAGCAATGGCTTCATTGGGTCTTAACTTTTGCTCCTTTTTCTTTGTGGAGAGGCACTTTTTTGCTGTCTATGGAAGTCTCTCTCATGCATGCGTCTAGTTTATTACAATTGCTTGCTGGGTTTAGTATGATCATTTAGTGACATTTAATTAACTTGTTCCCTTTTATATGAAAGACAACATGAACTTCGGCCGAATTGTTATATCAActtaaagctaagaaatagtTTGTGTTCAATCCTTACTTCAATGTTTGTAGTTATACCTCGAATACCATTTGTATTTTTTGGGACATTGATATTGACCCTAAAATGTCAGTCATACTGGGAAATCACTTCCAACAGTTACTTTGACTTCATCAAAGATTATGTCGTGGGCATTGGACCTTGGAAAGATTCAATAGTTCCTGCTTCAAATAATTACCTGCAAACACCTACTGATCTTGTTACAAGATCACATGCTTACAACCTTCAGGTATGCTTTTGATTATGCCAAATTTATCTCTAGAGTTATGTTTGCTAAACTGAAGAGGATGCTGGAAAACATCCCATATGAGTTCATGTTGGAGCCAAACGAAGTAGCCGGTTACCATATAGAAAAATTTCCAACGAAAGTTGTGATATTTTGTAATGTTATACATGATTCCCCAATTTTTAAGATGGTTTCATCTTTTCTACTAGACTTTATCTATCTGTTTATTGTAAAAGGCTCTACCTGGTTAGTGAGATGCATATTTGGGCAACATGACATGTATCTCACTATTGTGTACAATTAACCGCATCCATTATCACTTACCAAAGCGGCATTTGATGTTCCTGATGCTTTTGCTTCTGAATCTGTTATTTTGCTTTTgcttattctttttcttctctgaAGCTTTTAAACGAGTGGTAAGatcttcatttacttttgcttaaCCATTGTAGGTGCACCCATTCACTTGCCGGAATGAGAATGTGTTCTTACATTTTAACTTCAGTCAAGATCCATATAATGAGTACGAGTACTGGATCAAGAAGATTGGAGTTGACGGGCTTTTCACGGACTTTACAGGCAGCCTCCATCACTACCAAGAATGGACCAATCCTTTCTCAATGGGAGAGGAAAGTGCATCTAAACTACTAGACAAGATTGCATATATGATCTCCAAATTTagaaattcttataactaaattccaattttatctttttttttcttggttttatggtATGAGGACTAAGCTAGTGCTTGCAGAATTAAATTTCTCGAGTATTTTGTAATGATTATGTATTTTGGTTAAGAGGTGTTGCTGAGAAAATAATATCGCACGTATGTAGAGTTACTGATTCAGCTTGACAGTTGAAACGGTGTATTGAGTGTATTGCAAAACAGAAGAAACTAATTTGGGATAGGTGTGATGAGACGAAATTGGGATAGGTTTTCTAATTCTTGAACTGGAAATCTTGTCCGTCGATGCTCTGTAATAGACTATAGAGTCCTTTTAACCAGATATCCTTCTTTTGGACGCTTCTTTAAAGCTAAAGAAGCTATTCTTTTAGTGCGATCCATTGTGTTTGGATATCAGTTACATGAATGATGAATCATGTGACAACCCCATCTTCTAGTAGGGCGTACTCCAAGTGTTAGCGAACTGTCTGTCCAACACTCTTCAGGACTAATTAATTCGAAAAGTCACAAAAGTACTAAAACACATAATTTAACTTTCAATCATCAACCCAAAACTATGTACAATAAAATCTCTAACGGTTCAACTTAAAATATAAGCCAGAATATAcaaatttatacaaatatatgTGAGGTTTACTAATACAAAGaagtttaaataaaaataaaattataattaactcaactctttttttcaaaatcacgCTCCAAAAACTTCGCCCCctataagaaaaacaaagataatAGAATGAGCTTTCGTCCAATGAAGTACCAAAAGGTCACGCAGTCACAAAttacataattaaaattttaatcgATCAAATATAAGTATCAAATAAAGGTATAAATAAACACCACAACTTATACAGAGTAGTTCAAGTAAAGGacacagatggctctcaagggCTAATTTTTCCATTGCATTAACTTGATCTAaatccgttgacactccgtcaacgtttaaagaAACCAAAACAAGGACCGTAAATCctcactttacaccaatttccgtccgCCAAACATATCTCTTACCGgacccgaacaccaaacagaaacagtggtggtaatattcgagcatACCAAATATTAGAAGGTTTCAGTATTCAGTGAATCAGTAACAGTTTCCTCATGGTTCGTCAATCTATCTCGATCAAACCCTTCCTGACTCGATTCGATTAACTACCAATGAGGTTTGACCTCAAATTTCACAGTAAGGTCGCTGGATATTAGACTCCAAACTATATCAATTCATGCACGAGTAACATATTTCAATTGCACAGTAAACCAATTAAACAATCAAGGAaaaatgagtgtgataaagtacgcactcATCCCGTCCAGGATAAACTAAAGCCACAGTCATTCAAATCATAAATTTCAATCACACGTAAATCGGTTTAAGCAACAAGTCATATGAGTGGTACATTCATCAGttcaaacaaaataatgtcaaaagttTGCCTCCGAGTTATGCCCTTAATTACCAACAAACCCTAAGAACAACCAAGATAAAGTATTATCGTTCAActatccaaagtttaggtgaaccaaaaaaaattcaagtaatTACTAgtgcaaatattcaaatatggttttggagtgaaaagagaacAATTGGACTCAAGGCACATAAGTAATCAAGGAGTTCCTCATTCTAATTCATGGCTGGAATTTCCAGCAACAAAATAGTTAAAAAGACAACCAACCTCGACCTTAAAGTGGAACAaatgcaactagaaaacatGCTAGAAGAAACCATCACTTTTCCTCTTATTTTACACATGGTTtgtcaaatttcagcttatacgTTACTATCAAAGTGCACCCAAGAAATCACATGTAACCTAAGTCCAAACTAACCCAAAATCACCCCTCTAATATCACTTATTTCACAAGAaagaaagtaataaaaatttcaacaacactttcccttattttttttacttttccatccaaactcaACACCTATATTCATCCCAATCCAATCCCAATCACAACCACAAGTTATAGGCTATAAAGTACACTTGTTTAAGACCATAAAACcatccaatatagccaattttaTAGCTTAAAATCAACTACAaccaagctgaaattttgaaaccctaagttgaaattttcaactacaaattgaaattttccataggcaaaccaaaataacatataaaaaCTAGAAGATTCACATGGCAAAACTACTAGTTCATGGCCAAGCTCAAAACAtcatatcaaagctgaaatttcaccatcaaagctgaaaattttcaatcaCCACTTAAACCATGAAAATTTTCATGTAAACTACCAAAATCAATCCCTAAATttactcatatgcaagtaataaaaaaaagagagtttCTTGATATAGTTACCTTGAAACCCTAATAAGAAATGAAAGCCAAGAGtttctttttccaaaatcttttcACCAAAGCCCTTAATTCTTCCTAAAGGTCAACTTTTATAGAGTAGATTACAAGTTTATGGTGAAAACTCAAAGATTCAAGCAAAAAATGGAGGTTGAAGTTgaagctttttttttctctctcttttctctctcaagcattcggccaagaagcagAAAGATGATGgttatttttggtcaatttttgttgtttttattaaaGGATAAGAATAGTCCAAATCAAAGTCAAAGCTCCATGGATTTTGTGACAAATGTCCTTCCAAGGTTAATCttcatttcttttgtctttcAATTACTAAAATATCttgctaacctctaattattccacaacaccttataaaataatatccctttgcaCAAAATTTCtcctaattttcaaaaatttattgcacaTACCTTATTTGTGGATCCTACTTCTATGATGCACTACGaacttaacatgtactaacttatacaagaaaaatgatttaaaattttgattcacttataaaaatatctagaaaattaaagcaataaagtaaaataatgaaaatgtatttgaagaaataaaataaattaaattaaattaaatttttcgGATCCTCACAAATCAACAATTTTATTTGAAGCGACAAAATTGGAAAGGTAGTCATAAACTGTGAGACTAGGAGTTTTACTCCTGAAAAGATTAGGCTTACTCTTGGAAGACTGGTATAATGTAATGAATCCGGTTGAATTAAATGTTTCCTTGAAAATCAAATACTAAACTTACTAGTAAGTTTTCGTTTGGAAGCTGGGTGGGCCAGAAATATTGCACACATTCCTGTGATATATTTAATTAAGTTCTATGGGTTTCTAGCATGCCTGAAGCAACAAAAGAACaattttgttttgcttcttacaGAAGGCAGGAAGTGAAACAACTGTTTTCTTATTTCACGTGATTAAGGCTATGAAACTGAGAATCCAGTTTACCTGGTCAAATTTCCTTTGTAGCTTGCCTCAAAGCCAAACCTGTAGCTCAAATATCCTGATTCATTTCTAGTTTTGTTTGAACAAAGTGGTGTACATATTATCATAGCTTTCAAGAGCACAGAACCTCGTGTGAAGAGTAGCAAAGAATCAGCAATTCtggaaaaaaatttataaaatacaTGAAACATCACTCTATTAAGAAAAGGAATGGCCTTGGCTCCATAAATTAGTCAACAGTTAGAATGCACTGAATTCTAGCTACTGCTTAATTACATCCTTGAAAAAGCAAAGATCGAGCTATGCTATCAAAAGAGCACATATTTTACACTGGCATGATATAGCCCATGGAGTCAGTAGTCATTATCATGCCAAAATACCTTTAAAAAGACGAAAGCGCATTGACTAAATATCATGATTCAAGCAAAACAACATCCAGCCATACTACTGAgagattttcatttttgatatTTCTTCCATCAAATATCTGGATTCTGCTGCATAATCAAGAGGAACAATAGCTCTGACTGTTATCCTCTGCCTCCTatcattattgtattcatgtggTGTGACACTAACTCGGAAAAGGTGAGGCACCCATGTGGCTTCCTTCAATTTCATTTGGTAAGATGTTTCCCCTTCCTGACAAAGTCAACATTTAAACAATCAATTAGAAATATGGTAAGGAAGAGATTGCACTAGACTCGAGTATTATCCATCAGGAACATGGAAAACAAAGTACTGGATCAAATTTCGAAATGCAAACTTTTCACCTCAGTTTTTAACTTATTAAGCTCATCTGCAGAGCATCCAAGTATTTTCTCTGCTTCTTCATTGAAAACAGAGAGCCAGGCCTCATCACTTGCATCAGATACCTTAACTACCATTATATATCTGAAATCAAGACAAAGCATTTgtaacatttcaaaaaatatgattagCAAACTGACAAACTAGTTTATATTTGAGGTTTGAACCTCAAACTGCACTCATTATCATCCTTCTGGCATCCCTCACACCAGTAGCCAGACCCAATAGCTTCTGTTACTTTCTTGTTACATGTCTTGCATGCCCTATACCACATTGTTTGATCTGGCTTGATGTAACTCACATATGCCTTTATGCTGAAAAAGACAGGCTGCCCAAAACAAAGAACATGCAGTTAAGGATAGCAATGCTAATAGAACAGTACTCTGAAGACGTCTTTGGCAACACTCTAGGCAGCAAGGTAGAAGTTTGAATGTTTGCAAAAGTCTAAGGAACAAATACCTTGTCCTCTCCCAAAGATGAATTACTGACAATATGAGACAGAAAGACTCGGTCAGAGTACATGGATCTTGCTCCACCTTTGGTAGTGGGACTCAAACCAGCACCAACAGAGGCTAGTGAAGTTTCTTTGCCTTCAGAATCAAACCTGCACAGATAATCAAAAAACCTTCTAAGGGAATACATATAGTGGCATCTTACTAACATCTGGAATGGCAGTTTACCAGTTCCTCAACTTCTTTGCTTCAGGTATTTCAGGATTAATTGCTACAACGCTTTTGCTCAAAGTTGACAAAGAGACACCTAAAACATTGTAGCAAAAAATGTTAGAAGTcttattgaaaattttaaattatcaaTTGTTATTGGGACATAATCATTACCTTGAAAATCTCCAACTTTAAGGGTCTTGATTGCAACTACTGGAGATTTATCAGCCATATCCACCAATTCTTGTCCAACAGTGGTGGCCAGATCATTCCATAAAGAAATCACAACAGTCTTCTTGCTGGAAATATATTCTTATTGTTTTTATCAACCTTAAAATTAACAAAAGGAATAATTACTATAAGACAAAACCATGATAGCTTACGTTTCATCTGCAATAGTTATGTCACGTTTTGGGATGGTCTCATTGTTACTTTTCCTCCTAATGCTCACAGTAGGAGACACACTTTGAACTACACCAATAACGTCTACAAGACAAAGTCATCCAAATCATTAAATTGCTCTTTAGGGAAAAAGGATAAATAAATAGTACAAATAGCTGAAGGAAGGTGTTTACCAACAAGCTCCCTCCCATTGACATAGGGACCCAATTCATCAATTGGGACAAAAATGTACTTTGTTTCAGGAATAAAAGCTGCTTCATTGCTCACCTCCTCCACTTCAGAATTTTCATTCAAGTTCATCTCATAATCATTTTTTACAGTATTGAATTGCTTGTTAGCAACTCTAAGAGTTCCCTTTGATATGTAATAAACCTTTCCCAATGCAAACTTATCGTAGAACTTCCTTGCAGCATCATTGAACATTGTGGCTTGTATTTGTGTACCCTGAAAGACAATTAATGATTATATGACAAAATAGAGTACCAATACATCAGGCTTTGTAcagaagatgaaaatcataactTACATCTTCATCTGTTAACTCTACATTGAACACACACCCTTCACCTCTGGCATTTTTGTAAGTTCGCACACTCCCCTTGGAAGTAACACGGACCTTAATTGTCCACATTCCTTGATAAGGATTCAATGAAAGAAGTGGATAAATTCTTCTGTTCATTCCCATTCGAGCAGCAGGTGCCATACTGAAATCAATCACAACTTAACAAGATCAGGCCTCATAGGGAAGCTTTACATTTGCTTGAACAAAAGGAATCAGCAAATAACCTAGTCATCCTACAAATTACGACCTATGTATTAAAATGCAAGCACATCATATAGTGCTTACTTTACATTCTGTTCATTCACAATCTGAACAGCCGATTTGGCAACAATTTCTTGCTTAGGCTTTAAAATGATGCCAGTCCCTCTATTCTTCACTTCCATTTTCATAACATCAACTTCCTCCTTTGGCTTCAAGACAATGCTAGTTTCTTCAGCATTATTAGCCTCAGCCTTGTATTCAGCATCAAGTGCTGGAGACACTGCCTCACATCTCGTTACAATCAAGTATCTACACAACAACCATACATAAATACATTAAAACAACTATGCATACTTCTGTAAACTGAAGAATTAGGCATTGATTATAGAAACTCACTTTTCATTCTTGGTTGGGATGTCATTGAGTGTATAATCAAGAATTCGCACAAGGCCTAAATTCTGAATATTCCCTGATACAACTTCAGACGACAAACCAGATTGCAGAATGGCCTTGAGCTTCAATTTCCCATCACTGGCTGTGAACCTGAACCACgaatcaaaaactatttttcttaaatgttTCAAATTGTTCAAAACCCTAAcgaaatcaaaattcaaaactttcTAAAGTACAGAATCTCACCCCACTACAAATTACTCTTAAGGGCTAAATCCAGGTAGGCGGTAGCTAGACCAGAACACAGTACTTCATAAAACTCAATAATAACTTGTTAAATTTAAacatcaaggaaaaaaaatcaataccTATACCTAATCAAActtcaaaaataaagaaaactgCGCATCTTAAATTCTCAATAATCAATCTCAATTTGGTATTTCTCTTAAATCTGAATTAGTACATTCATATTCTGAAATTTATAAAGAATATAAAGCAGGAACGCTCTACGGAAACAATAAACGGATCTAAGCATATAAGAAAAATCAAGACAGAAAAGGACTAACATATATCGATTGCCAGTGGGCTTGAGATCCAGAACTTGGACCACGATTTCGGGTAGATCAGAGGAAGACTCCGGTGATGGGTTGGCTAAAATGGTGCAAATCGCATCAGGACTCACCGTTTTCGCCATCTCTCTTCAACCTCTCCTTCTGCTCTATGTATATCAGTGTCTATCAACTATGTAGAAAGCAAAATTAGAAATTCAACTGAGAGTAAAAAGCTTGTTCCTGAGAGAAATCGTCGGTGAGAAGCTAGAGAGAGAAGAGTGAAGATTGAAAAAGGAGAAATGAATAAAGAGACTAGAGGGAGGAAGGGTTCTTGTATTTTGGGGGGAGATTGGCGGCTTCTGCAGAaaggtttttgaaaattttcatcctTTGGACGTTTTGGCGGGATTTTGTTAAAATGTATGTTTTGACTTATTGACGCTTGGTGCTGTTTTTGGAGGCTTGGTGCAGTGGTCTGGAGAAGGCGGGGGAATAAATTTGACGCCAGATATTTCGGGCAGGGCGGGAAGCCAGATGTTTCGGGCAGGGCGGGTTAGGTGGCAATATAAAATTCAATGGGCGTCGTCACTCATTGATTTATTAACTTTTGCCTCACGAACCAAAAGAGTACAAGTCCTTGGCGTGGTCCAAATTGAACCTAATCGGCCGCAGAACGGGTAAGCAACTTACTTGTCAAATCAATTTTAGACCTTAATTTTAGCAGGGTTAATTGACAAATTTTATCTGGATCTAGAGTCGCTACTTGGTAAAAATAATAGGGCATAAATAACTTCACCTATAATTCGTTAAAACATAAATAACGGGAACGTGATTTAAATAATCCGTTaacttttttaactttttcactAAACCACTTTTAGTCCTCATACTTTCGTTAGGGATGATGTAATTTTTCAATTGTTATTTTTGGACCAACTGGATCCCCTTGTAGTCGTGCGTGCCACCACCAACTTTATCAATTTAGGAATGACAACGGGGATTGGATGCTCACCCGTAGAGAGAGAAACGGTGTGGGAATTGGGGTGTGACTGGAGGGAATTTGTTGCCCTTCCCCGCCTATCTGTGTGTGTGTATAATATGAAAtataggtttgtttggatagaggattatttgccaaaatttatttacttacatcatcattacaattttcaacacacctttttatcctcccaattatctttttatctcacatacatcacattacaaaaagtgctacagtaaaaatatctcaaataatttacaatccaaacagagctaGTATtgttattatataaatatatttgtatgaaataaataaaatgttattTTGTTATGATAAAATGATGTGATTTTTTGTTAAAACTTCAAAAGAATGATTAATTAAACTATCACTAGATttatataaatagaaaaagtaaataaaagaaaaaattaataatgAAAATGAGGGGGTGGGGCAGGGGCACACACAGGGATAGCAGGGAGAGGTAGGGGTTGGGGGAGTGGGGATAGCATGAGGGCGGAGAAAACCTTTTGTAGAGCAGGACTAGGGGCAGGAAAGCTTCTCTTGCTCCAAAACTGCAGCCATTGCTATCCTTAATTGGTTTGCATTGCACTAACTTGCTTTTGTTTATGTAGTGTAGTATAGAAACAATCACATAGATTGAAAGATGAGTAAATGTAATAATTCTTCTAACTTGATTACTTTTTGCCAATTAAGTTTGCATCTTTGTTATGTATTAGATCTATAATTGAATTAGAAATATTTGAGTAAATAAAGTTAAAGTTTGTATAAGGTATACATGAGAACAATAATATGAATATTTATAACTTTCAAAGATTTTTTTCATTTAGCATATTTGATGCATTGAATTTGTTTTCATCATTCAAAAACCAATATACCTAAACATCCTTTAGAAGTTGTCTAAGCATCTCTCACCTAAATATTTATTGAACTAAgcatattaataatttttgagTATTAAGGTCAAACGACAAATTTACTGACTAGGCAAGGCATCGCTTTTATAATTGAAATATGAGAAGattatccaaaaattcacaTATAGAGTTCCACATGTTAGCTTTTGCAAACCCAATACGCTCGAGTGGGTCAATGCATTAGGTTAAGCACTCGGTGTAGTTGAATGCTTGATCACAAATATATATGTTTTAGCGAGAACAAACATGTTATGTTGTTTTTCACATCTGCACTGGTAGGGTCTCTCTTGCATGAAAGCTTGTTATTATTAACATAATACTCTAAGAGCCAAAGGACGTTACTGTTCATTTGCTTTTTCTTCGTCGGTATCACGTGCCAAAAgcgtgtctttttttttttgttttttttacgGCAGCTTGGTTCGTTATTATTAGCtagtttattatattttttatccGACCTCTTTTCTatcctctttttcctcttttgtgTATCGTCTTCGCATTTCAATGCCCTGCGAAAAACTTTTCCAGCTTCATTTCCTTAATGGACTTTCGTCTCTTCCGGTCATTTCCCTATGGTTTACCTTTTTTTCACTTTGCCCGTTTCGCTCTCTTTTGTCCGCTGGATATATCACTGCTGTATTGCCTTTTATTGGCTGGTTTCACATGTCTCCTTCGGGTGCCTTTTGTTTTGAGCTGGCCTAGTGAAAACACTTCCTCGGGTAACTTTTCCAAGCTCCTATCCTTATCCTTAACGGAGTTTCACCTTCCTCGAGCTTGCCGATCTTCGGGTAACTACTGACTTGCTCGAGCTTGCTGATCTTCAGGTGACCGCTGACTCGCCGATCTCCAGGTGACTTGCTCGAGCTCGCCTGTTCTGGTTTTTTCTCATATGCTTCCAGGTGCATTTTTTTGGGTCAGGCTATTCCCTCTTTTTTCTCCGCTTGCTTTCTTATTTCACCAATCTATAGGCTCCTTATGTTTTGAGTTGCCCTCAGGAAAGCTTTTCCACACCCTTTTCCCCCAACGCAGATTCGTTTCGGTCGATCTTGCCGGTCTTGAGgtgctttttcccctttttagcttcgtttctttcttttaaCTTTTAGAGGTCAAGATAGAGATACTGATTTTATTGCATTCTGCTTTAATGTTTTATTGCTGAGTCTGGGTTTTAGTTTGTTCCCCCATTTTTAGTTTGTCTTCCCCTTACAAACTTTATTTCTTGAGCTGTTTTTTTCCCTTATTCTCTTTTCTTGGCTGTTGCTTGTCAATATTGTTTTTTTTGCGCTCTTAAGCCTTTGGtacttgtttattttgtttcttcCCCCCTCTCTTATGCTATTCCTTTTTCCCCCGTGTTATTCCTCTTGTGCTTTTTCCCTTTTGAGTCTTTACTTTGTTTTACTGCCTCAATTTGTGTTCTTGATTGTTCCCCCTTCCCCCCTTTTCAGCTTTATTGTTGGAGCTGTGTTTTCCCCTTCTTCCCTTTTCTTGGTAGTTGTTTGTAATTTGTCCCCTCTTGTGCTATTCCTTTTTCCCCCGTGCATACACTTATGTTATTTTATGCTTTTACTTAGTTGAACAATGTCTTTGCCCGTTGCTACTGTACCCCGAGTTGT
It includes:
- the LOC113740109 gene encoding glycerophosphodiester phosphodiesterase GDPD6-like isoform X1 — protein: MTSVPGTVSSILLLLLVECAARPFYPLPSRRNDRSKQPLQTFRPYNIAHRGSSGEFPEETASAYKRAIEEGADFIETDILASKDGILICFHDLTLDATTDIAQHKKFESRKRTYEVQGKNITGYFTIDFTLEELKSLRVNQRSPFRDQQYNGKFSIIIFEDFISIALGAPRVVGIYPEIKNPVFINQHVKWPIGKKFEDKFVDTLKKYGYKGTYLSKQWLKQPAFIQSFAPTSLIYISHLTDLPKILLIDDATTPTQDTNQSYWEITSNSYFDFIKDYVVGIGPWKDSIVPASNNYLQTPTDLVTRSHAYNLQVHPFTCRNENVFLHFNFSQDPYNEYEYWIKKIGVDGLFTDFTGSLHHYQEWTNPFSMGEESASKLLDKIAYMISKFRNSYN
- the LOC113740109 gene encoding glycerophosphodiester phosphodiesterase GDPD6-like isoform X3, translated to MTSVPGTVSSILLLLLVECAARPFYPLPSRRNDRSKQPLQTFRPYNIAHRGSSGEFPEETASAYKRAIEEGADFIETDILASKDGILICFHDLTLDATTDIAQHKKFESRKRTYEVQGKNITGYFTIDFTLEELKSLRVNQRSPFRDQQYNGAPRVVGIYPEIKNPVFINQHVKWPIGKKFEDKFVDTLKKYGYKGTYLSKQWLKQPAFIQSFAPTSLIYISHLTDLPKILLIDDATTPTQDTNQSYWEITSNSYFDFIKDYVVGIGPWKDSIVPASNNYLQTPTDLVTRSHAYNLQVHPFTCRNENVFLHFNFSQDPYNEYEYWIKKIGVDGLFTDFTGSLHHYQEWTNPFSMGEESASKLLDKIAYMISKFRNSYN
- the LOC113740109 gene encoding glycerophosphodiester phosphodiesterase GDPD5-like isoform X4 is translated as MTSVRTVSSILLLLLVECAARPFYPLPSRRNDRSKQPLQTFRPYNIAHRGSSGEFPEETASAYKRAIEEGADFIETDILASKDGILICFHDLTLDATTDIAQHKKFESRKRTYEVQGKNITGYFTIDFTLEELKSLRVNQRSPFRDQQYNGAPRVVGIYPEIKNPVFINQHVKWPIGKKFEDKFVDTLKKYGYKGTYLSKQWLKQPAFIQSFAPTSLIYISHLTDLPKILLIDDATTPTQDTNQSYWEITSNSYFDFIKDYVVGIGPWKDSIVPASNNYLQTPTDLVTRSHAYNLQVHPFTCRNENVFLHFNFSQDPYNEYEYWIKKIGVDGLFTDFTGSLHHYQEWTNPFSMGEESASKLLDKIAYMISKFRNSYN
- the LOC113738692 gene encoding replication protein A 70 kDa DNA-binding subunit B-like; the protein is MAKTVSPDAICTILANPSPESSSDLPEIVVQVLDLKPTGNRYMFTASDGKLKLKAILQSGLSSEVVSGNIQNLGLVRILDYTLNDIPTKNEKYLIVTRCEAVSPALDAEYKAEANNAEETSIVLKPKEEVDVMKMEVKNRGTGIILKPKQEIVAKSAVQIVNEQNVNMAPAARMGMNRRIYPLLSLNPYQGMWTIKVRVTSKGSVRTYKNARGEGCVFNVELTDEDGTQIQATMFNDAARKFYDKFALGKVYYISKGTLRVANKQFNTVKNDYEMNLNENSEVEEVSNEAAFIPETKYIFVPIDELGPYVNGRELVDVIGVVQSVSPTVSIRRKSNNETIPKRDITIADETKKTVVISLWNDLATTVGQELVDMADKSPVVAIKTLKVGDFQGVSLSTLSKSVVAINPEIPEAKKLRNWFDSEGKETSLASVGAGLSPTTKGGARSMYSDRVFLSHIVSNSSLGEDKPVFFSIKAYVSYIKPDQTMWYRACKTCNKKVTEAIGSGYWCEGCQKDDNECSLRYIMVVKVSDASDEAWLSVFNEEAEKILGCSADELNKLKTEEGETSYQMKLKEATWVPHLFRVSVTPHEYNNDRRQRITVRAIVPLDYAAESRYLMEEISKMKISQ
- the LOC113740109 gene encoding glycerophosphodiester phosphodiesterase GDPD5-like isoform X5, which encodes MIEVNNHCKLFDLTTSHIEGQVVNFLRRLPLHTRYICKRAIEEGADFIETDILASKDGILICFHDLTLDATTDIAQHKKFESRKRTYEVQGKNITGYFTIDFTLEELKSLRVNQRSPFRDQQYNGKFSIIIFEDFISIALGAPRVVGIYPEIKNPVFINQHVKWPIGKKFEDKFVDTLKKYGYKGTYLSKQWLKQPAFIQSFAPTSLIYISHLTDLPKILLIDDATTPTQDTNQSYWEITSNSYFDFIKDYVVGIGPWKDSIVPASNNYLQTPTDLVTRSHAYNLQVHPFTCRNENVFLHFNFSQDPYNEYEYWIKKIGVDGLFTDFTGSLHHYQEWTNPFSMGEESASKLLDKIAYMISKFRNSYN
- the LOC113740109 gene encoding glycerophosphodiester phosphodiesterase GDPD6-like isoform X2 — translated: MTSVRTVSSILLLLLVECAARPFYPLPSRRNDRSKQPLQTFRPYNIAHRGSSGEFPEETASAYKRAIEEGADFIETDILASKDGILICFHDLTLDATTDIAQHKKFESRKRTYEVQGKNITGYFTIDFTLEELKSLRVNQRSPFRDQQYNGKFSIIIFEDFISIALGAPRVVGIYPEIKNPVFINQHVKWPIGKKFEDKFVDTLKKYGYKGTYLSKQWLKQPAFIQSFAPTSLIYISHLTDLPKILLIDDATTPTQDTNQSYWEITSNSYFDFIKDYVVGIGPWKDSIVPASNNYLQTPTDLVTRSHAYNLQVHPFTCRNENVFLHFNFSQDPYNEYEYWIKKIGVDGLFTDFTGSLHHYQEWTNPFSMGEESASKLLDKIAYMISKFRNSYN